The region GTTAGTTACTCTCGCAGCACGCTCCTCAACCATTGAACCCCCTGCGATGCCCCAATAATCATCCCGGCAAGCGTTGAAGTCAGCCCTGTAaacacgacgacgcggtcATATTTCCCAGCTCCGAATCGCTCCGGTGCCGTCGCGTCTGTCATCAAGGCAGCGCTCAGCGGCCCGACCAGGACATTGCCAACTCCCTGCAGAAATATGAAGATGGCGAACATCACAAAGACCGTGCTAGGCTCGTTGCTCAGGGCCCGACCCATGGCGACACGTAGAGTaccgaagccgaagccgaagaAGCCGTAGATGAGCGCGAACACGGCCAGAGGGGGCATGGACTTGGCCAGCCCCCACGCCGTGAAGgagaccgccgccgtcgcgacgcAGCACGACGTGGCTAAAGAGCTGGCGGAAAAGCTCTTATCCGACAGAAAGCCGAGCACAAACTGTCCGAGAACCTGCGCAATCGACAGCAGCGCCAAGAGTATCGCTCCCTCAAATGGGGACAGGCCCAGGGATGATGCATACGACGGCAAGAACACGACAGGAAAGAAGAATCCGAGTCCCTGGACCAGCACGGCGCACGCATATACCCAGAACATTGGTCTTTTCACAAACGTCCAATCCGTCCGCGGCAGGCTTGGGTGGCTAGCCATGGGCATGCGACCCTTGAAGAGCGGAAGCAGCGGCGCGGTAAGGATGGTCATGGCCACGGAGCTGGCCCGCAGTGTCGTGTGACGGCCGTACTTGGCAAGCAGAGCCTCCATGATGAACGGCATGACGGTGCCTGTCGCGCCAGACGCTGCAGACATGAGGCCGAATGCCATGCCTTTACGAGTGACCCACCACTCATTCAGCATGCTGAAGATGGGAAACGCGAGTGTCAGAAATCCGAAACCGTATAGAAAGCCCTGCGTGCCAATCAATGCGttgacggacgaggcgaagGAGGCGGTCAGTAGGCCGAGAATGGTCAAGAACCACCCAACGCATATCTGAGGCTTCCGATACCGTGGGAAACGCGTTGCGACAAAGGCAGAAAGGGGACAACCAAGCGTTGTCAGGCCCTGTGCCAGTGTTCCAACCATGGGCACCTTGGAAATGTCATCGCGGAATTCTGGAAGCTTGCTGTAGTAGTTCTGAAAAACGCCAAAGCACATTGGGAAACCTATTCACAGTCAACATGACAAGACGCCCTTGCTTGTTTCACACTAGTAGGTCTCCGACGCACCCCAAAACAAGGCCTCGAAGACAAAGGCCGCTATCAGGACAACCCAAGCATCTCGCCCACCATCGACCGGCCGAAACCGGTCTTGCACCGGGGCCTCCTCCGGGTTGTCATCGACATCGAGAGCGGTTTGGTCATCAGTGCCAGCAACATCGACGTGTAGACTCAACCGTTCATGTAACTCATACGTGCTCACAGACGCAGTTCTGGTAGCCATTTGTCCAAATTTTGTCGATTGAGGAATTAGAATGGAAGTGAACGGGACGTGCTGGGCAGAGCGTGCCAGCATGGAAACCTTTTTTTACACAACTTCCAGAAGCCCAACCTTACCAGGCGACAAGAGAAGGGCGCACGATGCCACGTAGACAAACGCCGAGTCTAGCCGCACCGCTACAGATTTCTAGAGAGATCTCCTCCACGTCGTGATACTACGTAGCTCGCCTGACCTTTTGATCAACTCCGCACGAGCCGAGTGGTCGATTCGAGCGACGTGGCATCGGACTCTTGTCGCCCTGACAGTTCCAGGTGCCCCGGTCTCGGACattcggcggcgacctgaTTTGGAAATCGTTATCACGGTGGAGTCTGATACGGCGTTGGGCCGATGTAGATCCACACTGGTACAAAGCGCGCGATTGCCGATGGTAGGTGCCGCGAATCTGGTTGTACGTACTTTCGTACATGTTATTCTGATCGTATATATAACCTTCTGATAGCCCCTGCTTTCCAGGCAGATATCAAACCCTTATTATCCTCAACATGGCCGGATCACTTCATCTTCTATACATGATGTCGAATGATTCCGCCAAAGGCCGAGTCGCACCATCTCATCTAAGtccaagaagctgctgcttACCCTACACCCTGGCATTTGCGAAGATCAGTGCAATCTGCGCGCACGAAGTGCATGCACAATTCAGCGCAATAGAGGGACAAGACCTATTTCTGTGTTTAAAGTTAACGTTGCGACAGGGACGTCCTGAAAAGCGAAGACCGGGAGTGTCGGCTGCTGCCCTCGAGTCCGGTCGTTACAGCTTCGCTGGTTCCCCCGGCCACTCTTGGTCGAAAAGGGGGCTGCTGGTCAtggactgctgctgctgtcgacgtCAGGTTGgcacgacgagcgcggcgagccggCGTCAGGAACGCTGTGACACATTGCCAGTGCGCTTCCCTTCCCCGCACCGCCGCTGTCTCCCACAGTGGCCCGTGTCATACGAACCAACGCGTTGGGTCTCAAGTTCTTGGGTAGTACCCGATCAgcgcagcatcgtcgtcgaccatggcGTGGCAACAATCGCGTTAGTATGTATTAGCGTCAAGAGTGCAATACATGACGGAAATCAACTTGCGTGCTTCATAGACCGTCGCGTTGACCTATGGCTGCCAGCCAGATCGCCGAGAGTTGTTGGCCTGCTGGTCCGTAACCTTGCGTGAGCCAGGTCGGAGCGTGATCCCGACTTTGTGGTGCGTCCAGCCGCGTTGTTGGTTCCACAAGGCAGCGACATTCGACACCCTTTCGCGTTCGTGTCGGAGACCCTTTCCGGTGGATTCCCCCAGCCGTGCTGGATGTGACCAGACTGCATGCGGCCAATTGTCGCGTCCCGAATCAGCTCACACGGGGTTCGTCAGGGCGTTGCTGCGACGTGGCTTCGCAAGGCCAGGCACCGATCAATGTCTCCTTAAAATGACCCAGCTACCCGATCTTGTTGGTACTGCAGGTACAAATCGTTCAAGAAGCGCCTCTCGTCCGTGAAGGCTCTCAAAGAAGATCGGCTCCTCCCTTTTCTGCGCTCGGTCCTGCCTCGAGTCGCCCCTCGATCACAAACATGTTCACGAAACaagacgaagccggcgaACATGATTCGCCACCCATCCATGTTGAGCACCATGGCACCATGGGCGAGTCATCTGCCGTGGAAATCGGGGACCAGACAGACGAGCTACATCGTGGGCTCAAGAGTCGCCACATCCAATTCATAGCACTGAGTATTTCCTCctgggctgttgctgcttcgCCATGCCACAACTGACATCAAATGTGCAGGCGGTGCGATCGGGACGGGCTTATTCATCGGTTCCGGATCGATCCTGGCCAGTACGGGCCCGGCGTCTCTTTTCCTCGCCTACATCTGCATGATTTTCGTGGTTTGGGTAATCATGGACTGTCTTGCCGAAATGGTCACATACTTGCCATTGCGTGGCGTCACGATCCCCTACCTGGTCGGCCGGTTCCTCGACCCGAGCGTGGCTTTTACAGCTGGCTGGAATTACTGGTTCGCCTACGCCATCTTGATTGGTGCcgaggccaccgccgccggcatcgtcgtcgaatACTGGAAGCCACCCGTGCACGTGGCGCTCTGGATCGCCATCATCCTTGCCGTGTTGCTCGTTCTCAACATCTTCTCCGTCAGCTACTACGGCGAATCGGAGTTTTGGTTCTCCAGCATCAAGTTCATCACAATCATAGgactcatcatcgtcggcatTGTAATCTTCTTCGGTGGGGGCCCTGACCAGCACGGAATATTGGGCTTCTCCAATTGGAAAGTTCCCGACGGTGCGTTCAAGGAGTTTGGCAAGAAGTCTGGCGTAGATGGAGACGCGGGACGATTCCTCGGTTTCTGGTATGCCTTTATTCAAGCGAGTTTTGCGTTTCTGCTTTCGgccgagctcatcgccatcgccgccggggagaCTGTTGCACCACGGCGAAACATTCCGAAAGCGGCTCGTCGCTTTGCCTGGCGGCTACTCATATTTTACGGATGCTCCTCCCTCATCGTGGGCATTCTTGTGCCGTCGACCGAGAAGGATCTCTTGGGGGCTTCGGACGCTGGCGCTTCTCCATTCGTCATCGGGATTCACAATGCGGGTATTCCGGTCCTGAACCAcatcatcaacgccgccatcctgACGTCAGCCTGGTCCGCAGGAAATTCGTTTCTATTTTCCGGTAGCCGTGTCTTGTACTCACTTGCcaaggacggcgatgcgccTCGCATCTTCCAGACCACGAACAAGAAAGGCGTTCCTTGGGTAGCTGTCGTCGCGACGTGGTCTATCGGCCTCCTGGCCTTCCTCAATGTGTCAAATTCTGGCGGTGTCGTTTTTGGTTGGCTGGTCAACATCATTATCGGGTGCGGTTTCATATCCTGGATCATCATCTGCATCACATATCTCCGGTTCAGAAGAGCAATGCAGTACCATGGTCTCCTGGACACTCTTCCGTTCCGGTCCCGCCTTCAACCATACAAGACATgggtcgtcctcgtcaccgtcatcatTTTGACTCTTACCAAGGGGTTTGACATATTCCTCGCCGGGAATTGGGACGCAAAGTCCTTTGTGGCTGCGTACATCACCTTGCCATTGGTGCTGGCGATATATATTGGCCACAAGATCTGGTCCCGGACCCCGCTTTATATTCCCACAAAGGATATTGATGTTTTGACGGGAAAGAGGGAAATGGATGCGCTTGAAGCCAGGGAAGTGCCCAGGGTGCCAAAGAATTGGCTTGAGAAGATCTGGTACTGGGTTGCCTGAGTTGGCCGTCAACGTTGTTACCAGGCGCAAGGTGTTGTGCCGCAACAGTTGGCATTGTGGCTCGTTTAAGTAGAAGGCAGCTTCGATGTATTTGCAACCATGTACAAAGTGTTTCAGAATGCTACATCAGTCAGCCGAAAGCCGCCTAATGTCATATTTTCGGGCTTTGACTAAACCGAAACGTTCAAGTCTTATCACAGAGTATTCGTGAGTCAACGGTGGTTGTTCAAGAGTCGTATTGCAGCTGCGGCATGGTCTAGCATACCATAGGTGATCATGATTCCAGTAGGATACTATATACTTTGTGCTTTCAACTACGCTGTGTCAATATCTTCAAGAAAGAGAAGTGAAGTGCCTCCACAAACGTTGCCAACCGGGTCCAATAAAAACGTAACGTGGATCCCGGGCTCTCCACCAGTATGGAAGTCCGCTATGGGTTCCTTCAAGAAGTTCACGCCCAACTATCAATGGCTTTATACGTCTTGTGATTGACATCGACGGCGCGTCTCGCAATGAAGCTGCGCTTCGTGACCGTCTTCGACTTGTTGTTGATATCGATGCACCCGGGGACGTTTTCGGTGGAGCACAACGGGCTCAGCGTCTTGGTGCCCATATCGCAGAACTTGCCGTCGGATCCAACAAAGTCGGGACCGTAAGATGTGGTGGATGTGCATAACTCCTCGGCGGTGTGTTGGGTGATGTTTGACATGACCAGTTTCTGCTCCATCCAAGGAAGGCGTGCGCGGCGTTCAACTCGCTTTTGGGGTCGCTCTGGTCAGAATTGTTAGCAAGAAGTCATCATGTGTATCATCGGCCTGATGGTGGACTTGACATACTGCTGATTGGCCCACTGTCTGGACCGAAAAGTGAGCGGTCGCACGCCTTGGAGTTGTCGATCGTCTTCACAGCGTCCTCGCCGTATCCACTGACGCTGAACTTGAGGGCGGCCCTGGGGATTTTGTTGTTGTGGTCCTTGTCTAGCCAGGTGCATCTCGGGATGAATGGTTTGCTCAGGTCCTTGTCGACGAACCCTGCCTTCTCCTTTGACGGATACCAAGGCTGGCCACAGTAATACCCGACGTCGCCCGTCCAGGCTCCGCCGGGGGTTCCGTCGAACTGAGAGACCGAGACCCAGGCGATGCATACTCCATctgtcgaggcggcgacgccgacataTTCAGCCCGCGTGCCGCCAGAGACAGAGTCGATGACGAAGTCATCTATATCGCCAGAGCCGATATGTTTCCCGTCGGCCCAACCTAGGTAGCAGTTCTCTGAGTCCCAGGCATAGATTGAGTTGAATCCGCCGTCCTAATAAAACACGTTAGACACGTGTCACACACCACAAAGATATCGAGGACATCTAAACTCACAAgttcggcgtcgtcgccgccagaaGTGCCAACCTTCACCCGTACGGTCGGTCCTCGAACTTTTTTCTCGTCGGGCATGTTGGCCAATCCAAAGTTGACAATACCCAACATTGAACCCACAAAGCCAACGGTCTTGAGGAAACCTTCTAGGGGAGACGTGGCCCGAATCTCCAGCGTGTCCTCTGTTGCCATGGTGGTGTATCAGAGACTTTCGGTTTCAAAATGGCTTTATGACTCTTGCCCAGATATGTATGGGTGGAGGGATAATGCAGAAGGTCTGCTGAGACTAGTGCGGTCGGGATAGAGTCGCCTTTATATGAAAAGCTactgcaggcgggcggcccgctTGCGAAAGAAGGGGCTTCCGGCAGGACCAAGCTGCCGCTCACGGTTACGTATCAGGGCCTCCAGTATTGTACACAAGCATTCACCAACACTGCGTGCTCCAGTCTCGCGCTGGGCCCTCGTAACGCGTGAGTGTTCTGGTTCGTCGTGCTGGGTCTGTCCCGCTGGGCTGGGACTCTGCACCAACGCGTGCTACCAGATGCGGAGCCGCAGCAACATGGATCGTCGCGTTGGTAGTCATTCAATCAAGGCGCGTGGACTTCATCAGCTGCCAACGGGGCGGATCCGAAAGATCGTGGGGATCTTATTGATGGCGCTGTAGAAGGGCATTGTACGTGATGGGCACCTGGTGCTATCGTGCATGACTCTTATCCCGTGATGCGCATCTTGAAACACGACGCAGTGGCCAGAGCTCGCCCCGTTCTCCATATGATATACATCAGTACAGTATTATGCTCACTGTGCCCTACTGCGGTTGCCGGCGAGTGTCGAACACTGTACTGCTGTGTGAGTGCATTCTCACTTGGAGCCATCGTCTCTTCTAACTACCAAGTTAACAATGGCACACACCATCAAATACAGTACAGTAGGGCGTCTACGCACAAAACAAACCTCGACTCTTCGCTCGCTACTTGGAAACCTGCCCCGGCTGGTGTCCTTCCCCACGCGAGCGAGGGCCGCATTCTTCGGCCCGCCAGCGCGTGGGATTCGCGTGGAGGCCATCACTCGCGGTCTATCGTGCAGCTCCCCCCACATCAAGGCACAGACGCATCTGGGATGAAGCTTTGGCCGTCAGCGAGCCCCTGCCGTAGGCTgtgtgccgccgcggctaTCGTCGTTCGTTggcgcgcatcgtcgtcgagggatTTTGCTATTTTTTGCCTTCGTATTCCGCCACTTACACTCGGGCCTCGTGAAGAGGGGCCAATCAGTTCCCAGCATAGACGCCATATCTCAAGTTCCAACGACAACTCTCCCATGGCCGCCTCCAACGGGTGGGGACGGACCAGGTACTACGATGCTGTAATTGCAGGATAATTCACACAACTAACTAGCTTGTGCCCACATCTGTGGGATGGCATGGGACCGTTCCCCAGCTCCAGTCCCCAGCAAACAACTACGATTTACCCACGGGGCGCACGTGGCATTGTGCGCGTTGTCCATCGCcacctagtagtagtatgTGCCAATCTATGGGGACATCAACACTTCATGTTCATACGGGCCCATATCCGGGCCCTCGGGTGCTGCTTGCCGGCATCACCAGTGCGCGTGGCGGGGGACTTATGTCGTTGGCGATCCACTCGACAAGCACACGCTCAACTCGAGCAGTCTGCGGGGTCATCCAGCTTTGGCCGCCATGCGATCGTTTAGCTGAGAATATTGCGCGGGGGTGGAGGCTGGCGACAATTTGCCATCATGTGCACGACGTAATGGCTATGTAGAATGACATGAGGGTCCGTCTGTTCGCACCAACAGCTCAAGGTGCTAGTCGATGTGGTCGCGGCCCAGCAGATCGAGGATGCAATCGCGCGCTCCATGTGCAAAAGTGGATGGGTTTCAGGGCCAGTTTTCCGTAATAAATGCCGTGTACGCACTTGGAGGGACCAGTAATAAACTGCAACTAGGCCCCCCTTTCTTTCCTCCCGGCTTCCCTCCCTGCTTGGCGAATACAGCAGTATCATATTTCAAGGCAAATTCGAAAAATGAAGCTCCAACTGATGATCCTCTCCTTGGGCGCCGCAGTCGCGCTTGCGGCCCCAGCCTTCGATGACCAGCCAACCAACGATGTGCCACACTGCATAGACGGCAGCATCCCGGACCTCAAGATAAGCGAGTTTAAATCGAGTATGCCGCCCTGGAACTCTTCACCGATCCCAGTGGGCGTCGAAAAGAGATACTAACTAGTGAACTTTGATAGGTGAATCGTGCCGTCAAAAGTGCTTCGGGAGAGAGAAGACATCTGGAAAGGGCAAATATGGAATCTGCGCTGGCTATTGCGTGCagcctgccggcggcgcataTTCAATTTATAGATGCGACGGTAGGTTCAAATCCGCGAAATCTATCCCCCCTTCCCAAGCGAGGCCCCTTGCCTCCATTTTCCCTCGTGGAGCAACTGCTGATATCACGCAATATATAGGCACAAGACCTTCTAAGAATTATGGATGAGCAAAGCGTCGCGCCACTTCAACTTCTATGTATACACTTTTGGTGGGAAGATTTCAGTGATTGACTTGGTATTACTTAGTTGTCTTAGTCAATAGCATTCCATGTACATGTCCCATTGATGCGTGTTTCGAAAGAAGCCTGTGTGAATAACTCAATGCATAGAGCAGAGAATCCAGTGATCCATGTCATAACACTTAAAGCAAGCCCATAAAAGACTCAAAGCAAGGGGTACACGGCAATTGCCATCAAAGGCTCCCAGCCCAATATTGTCGAACATGATTACATGTGCGGTATCGCCGCAGATTATTCCTTTGCTAGGCAACGTTGAAGACATCCATAGTAGCCACACGTCTCTCCGTATGAACAAACAAGCAGCTCAGTGACCAGAATAGCTCCTCAAAATGCCGCTTGGTGGCTGGCTAGCCTCAGCTAGAGTCTGGCAAATACTCAACATCAAGTTGGTCCGCCAACTCCATTAGCTCCTGCGggagcagcccagccacCCCGTCCGTCACAAAGACATCCCAGAACGGGTTATTAAGTATGTCGTCTGAGAGCGCGCAATCTACATCAGCCGGCAGGGActggtcgtcgcccgacgtggatggtggtggcgggtcGCATTTGCCTGGGGTGATGAGTGCCGCCATGACGTATTCGAGCTGACTGAGTTCCGCTTTCCGTAAAGGAGCTACAAGGCTGCCATCGGCAATCATCTTGTCGAGCACGTGCTGGATGTTGCCGCACCACGCATCGTCCTGAAGAAGCGAGGGGCTTATGACGCGCAGCAGATAGAGCACAAAGGCCGACGAAAATGCGGCCTCGAGTTGGAACGGCAAGAAGGAATCTAGGTTTTTTTTGTTCAGCATCAGATCATAGCAGACGGGCTCCCGTGTTGCGGTCATCCGTACCTAGCAAGTCTTCATCGGCCAGCGCATGAAGCATCTTCAGTTCAGTCTGCGCCGAGTCGACACACGactgcagcagcgagcgtACTGGAGGCGTCAAAGAAATCGTCTCCGACGTCTGAGTGTGTGAGGTTTCGACGTGCATCTGTAATGCGCACATGACCAAAGGCCGCGTGGTGAGGACAACGCACTGTATTGACTCagttcgccgccgctgaaAGGAGAATGCAGTGCGTCCAAACAAAGAACACCTACATGATGATAGCATATCATTAATCTCTGTGCCATTCGAGATGCACGGCTCACAGACCCTTGAAAATGCGTCCTGAAAAAGTCCTTTAGGTCCTGGGAGAGTCGAGCCAGGTCTCGGAGTATAGACTGCGTATTCGGGATCAGGGAGCCGTCCGATGCTCCTCCCGATCCATACACCGCTGTTGCTACATTAGTCCCATCACGATCATCGGTGTCAAACGGAAGCTTAGACCTACTTGTGAATATCCTAGCCGTTAGTCCAGAGAGCTGCACGTGTAATGTCATGTTCATGGCGTCTATGGAGCTGTGGAGCTGCGATGGCAACTTCGCGGTGATGTCGTCATCCGGTAGCGAATTCGGCACGCCCATCAGTGCTCCAAACTCTCGCTCTAAAATGTACACGACCCAGAACACGGTGTTGCACCGCCTCGAGTAGTCCATGCCTACAATATGCTCGGGCATGTGCCTGTGTATACCCTCAACCAGGCAGACCCGCAAAGCCTGGCCAATCTGTAGTGGTGGGAACAAAGGTCAGCTAgactggctggctcgtcCTTGACAGATTTGCTTGACGTGCGGCTTACATGATGAAAGGCAGCCACTCTCATATCCACACTCTGAAAGTACAGAGCTGCCAGTACCAGACTCTGAATGGCTTGTATCGGGTCCGCACTGAGTCCGGACTGGTCCGGCAGAAGagacatggccgccagggcATAGTCATACCCCGGCGGGCCACGGCTGCGACTACGGACTAGGAACGCCTTCCCATACGCCAATATGAGTAGGAACTGGGCATACCAAGACCTCGAAGAGCGTGCTTTCGCCGCGGGGTTTTCGTACAGGCTGTGGATGTCTTGAATGAATGTACTCTCATCAATCAATAGGAAGAGAACCCCAAGATAGAACTTGGCCGTGTTGAACAACAGCAGCGCGTAGTCCAGCGGGGGCAAGTTGCTAACATCCGGGGTCTCACTGGGGCCGAGGGGGCTCCATTGCAACTGGAATGCCCCTCTGTCTGGCCCGTGCCACGGGTcaggcgccgcgtcgggTATACGCTTCCCCAACATGGCGAAGACTCGCCGGCAGAAGGACCATGACGATGTCGGTCCCATAAACCCTGTATGTACACATCTTAGCGTTAACGAGATGATGTCTCTATGTTTCATATCGAGGCACGTGGGCTCAACGGACAATACTTCCCGAATGCCGGGGCAAAGGTGTGATCATTGTCTCCCAAGGGGTTTTGTTGGAACACCATTGTAGTGGCTGATCCGATGGTCTCGGCGAGGGTCCCGTCGTCCGATCGCACATCAGGCAGGTCTTTTTGTTTCAATCTGGAGGGCGACAGCAGCTGCCCACGATCCTGTTCTGTGGGGACGGTTACGACATGGAGTTGATGGTCGTCTtccaacgccgccacctccaTCGCATCTTCGGGATCACGACCATGTTCGGTGTCCGGTCGCTCGACTTGCGCCTCCGTCGGATGACGCTCGTCTGCGCTAAGAACAGGTGTCCGCGGAAGCTCGCTTCGAGTGAGGAGTTGTTGGAGATAGCTGTTCATGATGAGACGGTCATTATTGTAAGTTCTGTTACGGTCGGTTGGCCtagcgcgcgcgcgccgtaCCTCTTGGGAATCGATATCCGCTCCTCTTCGACCACGAATTTGCACCGCTCCTTCTTTCGGTCGCAGCGGGTACACGGCTGGGATCCGGAACATTTGACTTTGTGCAGGCGACATCGTTCGCATCTATCTGCCATCAGCTAGTCAGTCGTGTCAAGGAGGATGCGCGCAGACTCATACGCCTTGGAACACTTCTTGATGACTCGGTTCGGTCGATTGCGACCCGGCGAGCGCATGCCAGGGCTGTTCGCCAAGCTCATTGGGAGACCTAGACAGACAGTCAGACAACAGACATGCAGTGACACTGATCTGATCTGGTGTTTGGTGTCTCTTCCCCCTCCCGGCGAAACGAAGCCAAACGGCTTTATGGGGTCATGGATGTCTTCCCCCACATGGTCACAGCGTCAATACCGAgtcccccctctcccccttctAGTATTACCACACAAGCCTGTCACGCGACTTGGTCTAACCTCTGTTGGCTGCCTATCAACGTTGACTAATAAGTCCGTTTAGACGATGCGGATTGGGCAATTTCAATTCAGAAGAGAAGACGGTGACGACTTGTTAGTGGTTCATCAGAGCAACTGATGAGCTCTGTAGGCGCCAGAGAAGTTGAGGTCGTGTGTAGATGTCTCAGATGCAGCCTcctgtgctgcgctgtgctgcgccGCTGGCAGCCAGCacgaggcagcagcaacaggaTACCTATTGGGTTCACTGGCAGGGTGTCACACAAGATGCGGAACGCAAAATAATGGCGAATCGGTAAGATGCCGATATGTAATGCTAGCTTGTTGGACCTGTGAAGATTCCCAAGGTGTGCGCCCTGCGTAGATCCACATCGCGCTGGGCATCCTCTTCACCCGAACACCCACTCATTCGTTCAAGCTGGTGTTGTCGGGGCTCATCGCCTGTGCTCCAAACCTCATGACCTCGTCATCACCTAGTACAGTGCTATAATGTCCATTTCCATGCTCGCACTTGCCGGCAACCGGTTGGCCTCGCAGGAGCTGCGTGCAGGCTTGTGCGGAAAGTACGTCGCGTAAACCTCATTCATCACTTTGAAGTCGTCCATGTTTTGGAAGTATACCTACGAATTTTGAGCCAATTGTCATCACAGGCATGATAAAATAAGAAAGGGAAATTTTGTTTGCAAAATTGGTGACGCAGAAACTCACCGTGATCTTGACGACCTTGTCCAGGCCTGACCCGGCGGCCTCCAAAACAGCCTTTGCATTTTGGCACATCTTGTGCGTCTTCTCCGCGGTCGTGCCGTCAATGAGCttcccgtccgtctcggcggGTATCTGGCCcgagacgaagacgaagccattggccttgatggcctgcGAGTATGGCCCGATGGCTGCACGGTTGAAGTGAGCATCGTGCATGCGGGTCattcagcggcggcggcgcggggtcGATGCCGCTCGGTGGGTTGCTACTATTACTCACGTGTGACGCCCTTGGGGGTAAAGACgggctccatggcggcggcggcgctcctcctcaGGGCGTTGGTCGAGGAGAGTGATCGGAGCGCCATGATAGGCACCAAGGAGGCGGGGGAAGGCCGTGACCGGCGCGCCACCAAcaacatggcggcgcgcgaggagggggcgacggccgcaaTCCGGAGTGTCATCCCTGGTGGCTGGCTGAAGGCTTCGAGAAATGGTACTGTGTTGTAGTAGTGTACTGTAGGTGCATGTGTCCAGTCCAGCGATGCTGCTCCTCTCGATTTCTCCAAGGGCCAAGACAACCACCCCTTCGCATCGTTTTATCTCCATGGGTTCGGTCAGTCGTGGCTTGACCCCGAGTTCCCGGACACCAACCCGTGGCTTGTTGCTCCCCTCGGCACCGCCATCCGACGCTCGGAACTCGGGAGACAGAATGCATCGGAACCACCACCCGACTCGAGTTGGAGCACCATCCGACGGTCTCGCGCACCGAGTACACGAGAACGCGGGGAGGAGACTTGGGGAGGCATCTTGTTTGATCACAGGGCGTCATAAAGGAGGGCATCTACTGTAGTCAATTCGAGCTTGTTGCTGCCCAATTGTGTGTACAGTATCCGTACCGATTCACCAGCTTGCCCTCCCTCTTCTATCCTCACACTACGTACAAAGCAATGTTGGCCGGGTTGTCAGTCGGgggtgcccgccgcgccatgtccctcg is a window of Purpureocillium takamizusanense chromosome 10, complete sequence DNA encoding:
- a CDS encoding uncharacterized protein (EggNog:ENOG503P1UX~TransMembrane:1 (o17-36i)~antiSMASH:Cluster_10.1) → MATEDTLEIRATSPLEGFLKTVGFVGSMLGIVNFGLANMPDEKKVRGPTVRVKVGTSGGDDAELDGGFNSIYAWDSENCYLGWADGKHIGSGDIDDFVIDSVSGGTRAEYVGVAASTDGVCIAWVSVSQFDGTPGGAWTGDVGYYCGQPWYPSKEKAGFVDKDLSKPFIPRCTWLDKDHNNKIPRAALKFSVSGYGEDAVKTIDNSKACDRSLFGPDSGPISKRPQKRVERRARLPWMEQKLVMSNITQHTAEELCTSTTSYGPDFVGSDGKFCDMGTKTLSPLCSTENVPGCIDINNKSKTVTKRSFIARRAVDVNHKTYKAIDSWA
- a CDS encoding uncharacterized protein (SMCOG1137:Major facilitator superfamily MFS 1~antiSMASH:Cluster_10.1~TransMembrane:12 (i56-80o100-119i131-154o160-180i187-206o218-237i262-286o298-318i325-347o353-373i385-408o428-452i)~EggNog:ENOG503NZKN~COG:G); translated protein: MATRTASVSTYELHERLSLHVDVAGTDDQTALDVDDNPEEAPVQDRFRPVDGGRDAWVVLIAAFVFEALFWGFPMCFGVFQNYYSKLPEFRDDISKVPMVGTLAQGLTTLGCPLSAFVATRFPRYRKPQICVGWFLTILGLLTASFASSVNALIGTQGFLYGFGFLTLAFPIFSMLNEWWVTRKGMAFGLMSAASGATGTVMPFIMEALLAKYGRHTTLRASSVAMTILTAPLLPLFKGRMPMASHPSLPRTDWTFVKRPMFWVYACAVLVQGLGFFFPVVFLPSYASSLGLSPFEGAILLALLSIAQVLGQFVLGFLSDKSFSASSLATSCCVATAAVSFTAWGLAKSMPPLAVFALIYGFFGFGFGTLRVAMGRALSNEPSTVFVMFAIFIFLQGVGNVLVGPLSAALMTDATAPERFGAGKYDRVVVFTGLTSTLAGMIIGASQGVQWLRSVLRE
- a CDS encoding uncharacterized protein (EggNog:ENOG503NUN0~antiSMASH:Cluster_10.1~COG:E~SMCOG1038:phenylalanine-specific permease~TransMembrane:12 (i50-70o76-96i130-151o157-179i191-209o247-274i286-305o338-363i383-403o409-433i460-481o487-504i)), which produces MFTKQDEAGEHDSPPIHVEHHGTMGESSAVEIGDQTDELHRGLKSRHIQFIALSGAIGTGLFIGSGSILASTGPASLFLAYICMIFVVWVIMDCLAEMVTYLPLRGVTIPYLVGRFLDPSVAFTAGWNYWFAYAILIGAEATAAGIVVEYWKPPVHVALWIAIILAVLLVLNIFSVSYYGESEFWFSSIKFITIIGLIIVGIVIFFGGGPDQHGILGFSNWKVPDGAFKEFGKKSGVDGDAGRFLGFWYAFIQASFAFLLSAELIAIAAGETVAPRRNIPKAARRFAWRLLIFYGCSSLIVGILVPSTEKDLLGASDAGASPFVIGIHNAGIPVLNHIINAAILTSAWSAGNSFLFSGSRVLYSLAKDGDAPRIFQTTNKKGVPWVAVVATWSIGLLAFLNVSNSGGVVFGWLVNIIIGCGFISWIIICITYLRFRRAMQYHGLLDTLPFRSRLQPYKTWVVLVTVIILTLTKGFDIFLAGNWDAKSFVAAYITLPLVLAIYIGHKIWSRTPLYIPTKDIDVLTGKREMDALEAREVPRVPKNWLEKIWYWVA